From the Lolium rigidum isolate FL_2022 chromosome 2, APGP_CSIRO_Lrig_0.1, whole genome shotgun sequence genome, one window contains:
- the LOC124692086 gene encoding MLO-like protein 1, translating into MAGGGGKARPLEFTPTWIVAAVCSIIVIISLIFERLLHRLGKRLMRSRKKPLYEALLKVKEELMLLGFISLLLNVLQGPMGRWCVNPDIMRHLLPCKPPPRASHKTEHLGDAVFAGARRLLAGGGGDSEGYCMEKGKVPLLSAEAIHQLHIFIFVLAVTHFVLSAITVLLGMAQTRNWRHWETKIQENDADASQMIKHVQEFKFIQDHFRGHRKRWRTVGWMRSFFKQFYGSVTEEDYTVMRLGFIMKHCSGNPKFKFYNYMIRALEVDFKKVVGISWYLWAMLMIFLLLNVQGWYVYIWISLVPFIMLLVVGSKMEHIITELAYEVAQKHTAVRGNLVVSPSDDFFWFRRPKLVLLLIHIVLFQNAFEIAFFFWLLVTYGFKSCIMGNQAYAITRVVISVLSQLLCGYITLPLYAIVSHMGNSFKKSIFDDNVTEGLAAWAEKARRRRTTVYATNSPTIEANSGEIQLQNTRDTSLVEQGTTRLI; encoded by the exons ATGGCCGGGGGAGGAGGGAAAGCAAGGCCGCTGGAGTTCACGCCGACATGGATCGTCGCCGCCGTCTGctccatcatcgtcatcatctcccTGATCTTCGAGCGATTGCTCCATCGCCTAGGCAAG AGGCTGATGAGGAGCCGAAAGAAACCACTGTACGAGGCCCTGCTCaaggtgaaggaggagctgatgctgCTGGGGTTCATCTCCCTGCTGCTCAACGTGCTGCAGGGCCCCATGGGGAGGTGGTGCGTAAACCCAGACATCATGCGCCACCTACTGCCCTGcaagccgccgccgcgcgcgtcgCACAAGACCGAGCACCTCGGCGACGCCGTGTTCGCGGGGGCGAGGCGGCTCCTGGCTGGAGGAGGAGGCGACTCCGAAGGCTACTGCATGGAAAAG GGCAAGGTTCCATTACTCTCGGCTGAAGCTATTCACCAGCTACACATATTTATCTTCGTTCTGGCGGTCACTCATTTCGTTCTTAGTGCCATTACTGTTCTTCTGGGAATGGCGCAG ACGAGAAATTGGCGACATTGGGAGACCAAAATCCAAGAAAACGATGCTGACG CCTCTCAAATGATCAAGCATGTTCAAGAATTCAAATTTATTCAAGACCACTTTAGAGGTCATAGAAAACGGTGGAGGACAGTTGGCTGGATG CGCTCCTTCTTCAAACAATTCTATGGATCCGTCACCGAGGAGGACTACACAGTAATGCGACTTGGTTTCATCATG AAACACTGTAGTGGAAACCCAAAGTTCAAGTTTTACAATTACATGATTAGAGCATTGGAGGTTGATTTCAAAAAAGTCGTTGGTATCAG CTGGTACCTTTGGGCTATGCTTATGATATTCTTATTGTTGAATGTTCAAG gATGGTATGTCTACATTTGGATATCGTTGGTTCCATTCATC ATGCTACTTGTGGTAGGAAGTAAGATGGAGCACATTATCACAGAATTGGCTTATGAGGTTGCGCAAAAGCACACTGCGGTCCGAGGGAATTTAGTAGTATCACCTTCAGATGATTTCTTTTGGTTCCGTCGGCCTAAACTAGTCCTCTTGTTGATCCACATCGTCCTATTCCAAAATGCATTTGAAATTGCATTTTTCTTTTGGCTCTTG GTAACGTATGGCTTCAAATCGTGCATCATGGGAAACCAAGCATACGCTATTACTCGAGTTGTCATAAG TGTCCTTAGCCAGCTTCTTTGTGGATACATCACCCTACCGCTTTACGCCATCGTCTCTCAT ATGGGAAATTCATTCAAGAAATCTATATTTGATGACAATGTGACTGAAGGCCTTGCCGCCTGGGCTGAAAAGGCTAGGAGACGCAGAACAACTGTATATGCAACAAATTCACCAACTATTGAGGCAAATAGTGGAGAAATTCAACTGCAAAATACACGGGACACCTCATTGGTGGAGCAAGGGACAACTAGGCTaatataa